A section of the Paenibacillus odorifer genome encodes:
- a CDS encoding glycosyl hydrolase yields MKKAKKWLGSILACAMIMSPIPSVISAAAPSTVGFGDTQGHWAQQNIAKWVENGVLNGYQDGSFHPNEGITRAEFATILNKVFGFYMKSDQSFSDVKATDWYADQLSLARYAGYYEGYSENKAQATDYITRQDAVTMLARIFTLQATESASSLSGFNDSSQIQAYAKDAVDALSGLITGYEDGTFKPLGRITRAEVITLINKIVKSYYSQSGSFEGGIVSGNVVVNQDGVVLKNATINGNLYLTAGIGNGEVTLEGIKVTGTTFIAGGGVNSILIKNSSLGKVNINRKEGEVRVLTSGTTQISQLTVDSLARLEFGIGTMITTGILNRTVGLILGEGASIANLNVADKATGTTISGQGDIAKADVKATGVTLNGKPIAPGTIVIIKGNQGPVATATPAPTSASGSSITPAGPTNPTAAPTATATPTATEIPTPTATPTATATPTPTDPTGPVGRIENLADVDASSETKSLFAYLQDIRGSEILFGHQHATTEGLSITEKDGTQSEVENAVGDLPGLFGWDTLSLEGFEKPGDLGATKLENRDKLIGVMKSAYEKGGVLTLSSHMPNFVTGKDFYDTKGNVLTHILPGGDKHAEFNAFLDMIADFANNLKDDDGKVIPVIFRPFHEQNGGWFWWGAPYRTKEQYAEIYRYTVEYLRDKKDVHNFLYAFSPGSPFNGTDATFLETYPGDDYVDILGFDNYYDGTTEGWFDSVVKDAKLISKLADDKGKIAAFTEFGYSGVKPTGTKDLKFFTKLIAALQSDPDAKRMAYMQTWANFNTDSIFVPYRNAPNGLGDHELLPDFVDYYKDPYTSFSYEVAVADAYSKQVTTETEQPFLHIASPTANQTVPTTKASTLRVRVLNQDVDKVTYLIGDDTTEYSMAADTEGFYYLADWTPGVAFDESGVMLTVKSYAKDGSVLSQTIQIFVSDVQGIGDPLIVDTFENYKGNDELLRAALSPAGDLNKISLDADHKNDGKYGLRFDYNVDGQGYTGRTKNMNNADWSDANKLKLWIAPDGSDHKLVIQVNASGISFEAYPSLAGTTPGMVEIPFSQFAPAPWDTGNAGKVITKENLKDIRAVSIYVNKKDTVASTSGTLYFDDITAFNDGTGGVPNGGEGPGSTPEQAKLLYGFEKDTQDWTVEQNNASATAAVISTDEAAEGTHSLSSLFSLDSGGAFELSKNGSLDLSAVDKLSAQIKLSNGTADARLYIKTGSTWSWADSGAVKVDSSGFTTVSLNLAGIADLNSVKAIGIKLEGFSGTGTSTLYLDDVRTLKNGTAPEAVVYGFEDNTLQGFSINVDENNKYNTALAQNLSVSNAVYAEGTHSMQADLTLNGGQFQLRRMVVTNLANASTITLKIKVVPIDASDVSGVMAQLFTQSGSSWGTWTASTAAPVDTNGFTTITLDISKVADRNLTQAIGVQVMTTATDPVGSATVYVDEITIK; encoded by the coding sequence ATGAAAAAAGCGAAAAAGTGGCTGGGGAGTATACTTGCCTGTGCAATGATAATGTCTCCTATCCCTTCTGTAATTTCTGCAGCAGCACCATCCACTGTTGGATTCGGTGATACACAGGGTCACTGGGCACAACAAAATATTGCGAAGTGGGTAGAAAATGGCGTTTTAAACGGGTATCAGGATGGTTCTTTTCATCCCAATGAAGGAATTACAAGAGCTGAGTTTGCTACGATCTTGAATAAGGTATTTGGTTTCTATATGAAGTCAGATCAATCTTTTTCCGATGTAAAAGCGACCGATTGGTATGCAGATCAGCTTTCGTTGGCACGATATGCTGGGTATTATGAAGGATACTCAGAGAATAAAGCACAAGCTACTGATTATATAACGCGTCAGGATGCGGTGACGATGTTGGCTCGGATATTTACTCTTCAAGCTACTGAAAGCGCTTCATCATTGAGTGGATTTAATGATTCCTCTCAGATTCAAGCTTATGCTAAGGATGCAGTTGATGCGCTCTCAGGATTGATCACAGGTTATGAGGATGGAACCTTTAAGCCGCTTGGAAGGATCACCCGTGCCGAAGTTATAACGTTAATTAATAAAATAGTGAAGAGTTATTACTCGCAATCTGGAAGTTTTGAAGGAGGAATAGTTTCTGGAAATGTAGTCGTTAATCAGGATGGTGTTGTGTTAAAAAATGCAACGATAAACGGAAACCTGTATCTAACCGCTGGGATCGGTAACGGCGAAGTGACCCTTGAGGGCATTAAGGTTACGGGCACCACATTTATTGCAGGTGGCGGGGTAAACTCCATTCTTATTAAGAATAGCTCATTAGGCAAAGTAAATATAAATCGTAAAGAGGGTGAGGTTCGTGTCCTCACGAGTGGTACAACCCAAATCTCTCAGCTAACGGTAGATAGTCTAGCAAGGCTGGAGTTTGGAATTGGGACGATGATCACCACGGGAATTCTAAATAGAACTGTGGGACTGATCCTAGGTGAAGGCGCATCGATTGCAAATCTAAACGTTGCTGATAAAGCGACTGGAACCACCATTTCCGGTCAGGGCGACATTGCAAAAGCGGACGTTAAGGCAACAGGAGTAACGTTGAACGGTAAGCCCATTGCTCCTGGCACAATTGTCATTATCAAAGGCAATCAAGGTCCTGTAGCAACGGCTACCCCAGCGCCTACCTCGGCATCAGGCTCATCAATAACGCCGGCAGGTCCGACTAATCCAACCGCGGCACCTACAGCGACAGCAACACCAACAGCAACGGAAATACCGACACCAACGGCAACACCAACAGCAACAGCAACACCGACACCGACCGACCCGACGGGTCCTGTGGGACGTATCGAGAATTTAGCGGATGTTGATGCAAGTAGTGAGACTAAATCACTATTCGCCTACTTACAGGATATCCGCGGCAGTGAGATCTTGTTTGGACATCAGCATGCTACTACAGAAGGACTTTCTATTACTGAAAAGGACGGAACGCAGTCTGAGGTCGAGAATGCAGTAGGCGACCTTCCGGGGCTGTTCGGCTGGGATACACTTAGTCTTGAAGGTTTTGAGAAACCGGGAGATTTAGGCGCAACCAAGCTGGAGAATCGTGATAAATTAATCGGCGTGATGAAGTCTGCTTATGAAAAAGGCGGCGTGCTTACATTAAGCTCGCATATGCCGAACTTCGTCACAGGAAAGGACTTTTATGACACCAAAGGAAATGTGCTTACGCATATATTACCCGGCGGTGACAAGCATGCAGAATTTAATGCATTCCTGGATATGATTGCGGACTTTGCGAATAACTTAAAAGATGATGATGGTAAAGTTATTCCAGTCATTTTCCGTCCATTCCACGAGCAAAATGGTGGCTGGTTCTGGTGGGGTGCGCCTTACCGTACGAAGGAGCAGTATGCTGAAATCTATCGTTATACCGTTGAATACTTAAGGGACAAAAAAGATGTGCATAACTTCTTATATGCATTCTCACCGGGAAGTCCATTTAACGGCACAGATGCGACCTTCCTTGAGACGTATCCGGGAGATGACTATGTTGATATCCTTGGCTTCGATAATTATTATGACGGAACCACTGAGGGTTGGTTTGATTCAGTTGTGAAGGATGCTAAGCTGATTTCGAAGCTGGCGGATGATAAGGGAAAAATTGCAGCATTTACTGAGTTCGGTTATTCGGGTGTGAAGCCAACTGGAACGAAGGACCTGAAATTCTTTACCAAGCTAATCGCTGCGCTGCAGTCTGATCCGGATGCTAAACGGATGGCGTACATGCAGACTTGGGCGAATTTCAATACAGATTCTATCTTTGTCCCTTATAGAAATGCTCCAAACGGACTAGGAGATCATGAACTGCTCCCTGATTTCGTAGACTATTATAAGGATCCGTATACAAGCTTCAGCTATGAAGTGGCTGTTGCGGATGCGTATTCGAAACAGGTAACTACAGAAACCGAGCAACCTTTTTTACACATTGCCTCACCAACCGCAAACCAAACAGTGCCCACGACAAAAGCATCGACCCTTCGTGTTCGTGTGTTGAATCAGGACGTGGATAAAGTAACCTATCTGATTGGGGATGACACAACAGAGTACAGTATGGCAGCTGACACAGAAGGTTTCTATTACTTGGCAGATTGGACACCAGGTGTAGCCTTCGACGAATCAGGCGTGATGCTTACTGTTAAGTCCTATGCAAAGGATGGTTCTGTACTTTCACAAACGATCCAAATCTTTGTAAGTGACGTGCAGGGCATTGGGGACCCATTGATTGTAGATACTTTTGAGAATTACAAAGGCAATGATGAATTACTTCGTGCGGCATTAAGTCCTGCGGGTGATCTAAATAAGATCTCACTTGATGCGGACCATAAAAATGATGGCAAGTATGGCCTTAGATTCGATTATAATGTGGACGGCCAGGGTTATACAGGTCGTACCAAAAACATGAATAATGCCGACTGGTCGGACGCCAACAAATTGAAGCTCTGGATTGCACCTGATGGCAGCGACCACAAACTTGTTATTCAGGTCAATGCAAGCGGCATCTCTTTTGAAGCTTATCCTTCACTGGCAGGTACGACACCTGGCATGGTGGAAATTCCATTCAGCCAGTTCGCTCCAGCGCCATGGGATACAGGAAATGCCGGTAAAGTAATCACTAAAGAGAACCTTAAGGACATTCGGGCAGTGTCTATCTACGTAAATAAAAAGGACACAGTAGCAAGTACGTCTGGTACGCTGTACTTTGACGATATTACAGCGTTTAATGATGGAACGGGTGGCGTCCCTAACGGGGGCGAAGGTCCTGGCAGCACGCCAGAACAGGCGAAGCTGTTGTATGGCTTCGAAAAAGATACTCAGGACTGGACAGTAGAGCAGAATAATGCCAGTGCAACCGCGGCAGTGATCTCGACTGATGAGGCTGCTGAAGGAACTCATTCGTTAAGCTCCTTGTTCTCACTCGATTCAGGTGGAGCTTTTGAGCTCAGCAAAAATGGCAGTTTGGATCTGAGCGCGGTAGATAAATTAAGCGCACAAATTAAACTGTCGAACGGAACAGCGGATGCACGTTTGTATATTAAGACGGGATCGACCTGGTCTTGGGCTGACAGTGGAGCTGTGAAAGTAGATTCGAGCGGATTTACTACGGTTTCGCTCAACTTGGCAGGTATTGCTGATCTTAATAGTGTAAAAGCCATAGGTATCAAGCTCGAGGGATTCAGTGGCACGGGAACTTCTACGCTGTATCTGGATGATGTTCGGACCCTGAAGAATGGTACCGCACCTGAAGCTGTCGTCTATGGCTTCGAGGACAATACACTGCAAGGCTTCAGCATCAATGTGGATGAAAATAATAAATATAATACAGCACTGGCCCAGAATCTATCGGTGAGCAATGCTGTGTATGCTGAGGGAACTCATTCGATGCAAGCGGACTTAACATTAAATGGAGGGCAGTTCCAGCTGCGTCGTATGGTGGTTACCAATTTAGCGAATGCATCAACAATTACGCTTAAAATCAAGGTTGTACCTATTGATGCAAGCGATGTTAGCGGTGTAATGGCTCAGCTGTTCACCCAAAGTGGCTCAAGCTGGGGAACATGGACTGCTTCTACGGCTGCACCAGTAGATACCAATGGATTTACTACAATAACATTGGATATCAGCAAGGTAGCGGATCGTAATTTGACCCAAGCGATTGGCGTTCAAGTCATGACCACAGCAACCGATCCGGTGGGTAGTGCTACCGTATATGTGGACGAAATCACGATTAAATAG
- a CDS encoding SDR family NAD(P)-dependent oxidoreductase has translation MSRLAGKVAIITGGAGGIGKGMALAFVKEGAKVAIIDLNEETGKETIKELQEYQPESIFIQANLKEHDKIAHLVKQVADKFGKIDILVNNAHASRMKSIEETTQADFDLSFDTGFYPTFYFMQAALPYLKETQGKIINFASGAGLNGDTNQGTYAAAKEAIRGITRVAANEFGPFGINVNIIAPIANSPGMIEWAEANPEYYQNMISKIPLRRLGELESDIGRVAVFLASEDSDYITGQTIMVDGGSIKLR, from the coding sequence ATGAGCAGACTTGCAGGAAAAGTAGCTATTATTACTGGTGGAGCAGGCGGCATTGGTAAAGGGATGGCCCTGGCTTTTGTTAAAGAAGGCGCTAAGGTAGCTATTATTGACCTCAATGAAGAAACCGGCAAAGAAACAATTAAAGAATTACAAGAATATCAACCTGAATCTATCTTTATTCAAGCGAACCTCAAGGAACACGATAAAATAGCTCACCTTGTTAAACAAGTAGCTGATAAATTCGGAAAAATAGATATTTTAGTAAACAATGCCCACGCATCCAGAATGAAATCTATCGAAGAAACTACACAGGCTGATTTCGATTTATCTTTTGATACAGGCTTCTATCCAACCTTCTATTTCATGCAAGCAGCACTACCCTATTTAAAAGAAACTCAAGGTAAAATTATTAACTTTGCATCGGGCGCCGGTCTCAACGGTGACACCAATCAAGGAACATATGCTGCTGCAAAAGAAGCCATCCGTGGAATTACCCGGGTAGCCGCTAATGAATTTGGTCCATTTGGAATCAACGTAAACATCATTGCTCCAATTGCTAATTCCCCTGGTATGATTGAATGGGCAGAAGCAAACCCTGAGTATTACCAAAACATGATTTCAAAAATTCCTTTGAGAAGATTGGGTGAACTGGAAAGTGATATCGGGCGTGTTGCGGTATTCCTAGCGAGTGAAGATTCCGATTATATTACGGGCCAGACTATCATGGTAGATGGCGGATCTATTAAGCTTCGTTAA
- a CDS encoding PLP-dependent aminotransferase family protein — MYKYSELINALELQIAEDTYREGDKLPSIRELSLRYGCSKSTVIRALQDLQDKHLIYAASKSGYYVMKRSGQRKDEGAHWIDFTVSAPDPDIFPYLDFQHCINKAIDMYRNDLFIYGTPQGLPSLIREMQRHLASYQVFANPDQIFITSGVQQALGVLTRIPFPNGRQRVLIEQPGYPLFMEYLKTYGIETEGIKRSDAGVDLNELERLFKTGQFKFFYTVPRFHNPLGVSYTRPQKKAIAQLAAKYDVYIVEDDYMADLEQDAKEDPIYAYDDASHVIYLKSFSKIIFPGLRVGVAVLPEVLCDSFNRFKRLMDIDSSMLSQAALELYLKSGMFERHRKKMRSCYEKRSALLHESIMRELDTATAQHYSYHPTGQLGVHTYLKLSDSVKTEQMIKRLQKKFIRIEMADSGYLPSFNKEKILKLNVSSVKEPDIRSGIEQVMQEIR; from the coding sequence ATGTATAAGTATTCGGAGTTAATCAACGCGCTGGAATTGCAAATTGCCGAGGATACGTATCGTGAGGGAGATAAATTACCGTCTATCCGGGAGTTGTCCTTACGTTATGGATGTAGTAAAAGTACGGTTATTCGCGCGTTGCAGGATCTTCAGGACAAACATTTAATCTATGCCGCCTCAAAAAGTGGTTATTATGTCATGAAACGAAGCGGACAGCGAAAAGACGAAGGTGCACATTGGATCGATTTTACGGTGTCTGCACCCGACCCGGATATTTTTCCGTATCTGGATTTCCAACATTGTATTAATAAAGCGATTGATATGTACCGCAATGACTTGTTCATCTATGGAACGCCGCAGGGGCTTCCTTCTCTTATTCGTGAAATGCAGCGCCATCTGGCTTCTTATCAGGTATTTGCCAATCCGGATCAGATTTTTATTACCTCAGGTGTGCAGCAGGCGCTTGGCGTATTGACCCGAATTCCTTTTCCGAATGGCAGGCAGCGAGTGCTGATTGAGCAGCCGGGTTACCCGTTGTTTATGGAATATCTGAAGACGTATGGCATTGAGACAGAGGGGATAAAGCGTTCGGATGCTGGGGTGGACTTGAATGAATTAGAGCGGTTATTTAAGACAGGCCAGTTCAAGTTCTTTTATACCGTCCCGCGATTTCATAATCCGCTTGGCGTCTCCTATACCCGTCCCCAGAAGAAGGCGATTGCTCAGCTAGCAGCTAAATACGATGTATACATCGTTGAGGATGACTACATGGCGGACTTGGAGCAGGATGCAAAAGAGGATCCGATCTACGCTTATGACGATGCTTCCCATGTGATCTATTTGAAAAGCTTTTCCAAAATTATATTTCCGGGCCTGCGTGTCGGTGTCGCTGTACTGCCAGAGGTCCTGTGTGACTCTTTTAACCGATTCAAAAGACTGATGGATATAGATAGCTCTATGCTGTCTCAGGCTGCCCTGGAGTTGTATCTGAAAAGCGGAATGTTCGAGCGCCACCGAAAAAAGATGCGTTCCTGCTACGAAAAAAGATCCGCGCTGCTCCATGAATCGATTATGAGAGAGTTAGATACAGCGACAGCACAGCATTATTCCTACCATCCAACCGGCCAGCTTGGTGTGCATACGTATCTGAAGCTTAGTGACAGCGTAAAGACAGAACAGATGATCAAACGTCTGCAAAAAAAGTTCATTCGCATCGAAATGGCGGACAGCGGGTATCTGCCCTCTTTTAATAAAGAGAAGATTCTAAAGCTCAATGTATCCAGTGTAAAAGAGCCGGATATTCGCTCTGGCATTGAACAGGTAATGCAAGAAATACGCTGA
- a CDS encoding DMT family transporter codes for MNTSSTQKAIAAAVLNAIIVGFSFIFVKMALTVSDPFDTLAHRFTLSFLAASLFTFPGWGRVKFGISKAAVIIPLALMYPALYFTLQAYGLLYTTSAVAGIIQATMPIFTILLAAMFLKENTSSFQKISTLISVAGIILIFAIPGLSISSSSLWGVLLILISALSLAGYNVAARKLTRTWSPKELTYMITLFGFIFFNGLAIIKHGSAGTLDQYFTPFQEPKFIFSMLYLGVLSSLVTSFLSNYALSRMEASRVSIFGSLSTVVSILGGVLLLNEQLEWYHWTGTVMIIAGVIGVNWRKQVRAKGKA; via the coding sequence ATGAATACATCTTCTACTCAAAAAGCGATAGCAGCAGCTGTCTTGAATGCTATTATTGTCGGGTTTTCCTTTATATTTGTAAAAATGGCCCTAACCGTCTCGGATCCTTTTGATACGCTAGCTCATCGCTTCACGTTATCTTTCCTTGCCGCTTCTTTATTTACTTTTCCAGGGTGGGGGCGGGTGAAGTTTGGAATATCCAAGGCCGCAGTGATCATCCCACTGGCTTTAATGTATCCAGCGTTGTATTTCACCCTTCAAGCGTATGGACTTCTGTATACAACCTCCGCTGTAGCGGGTATTATTCAGGCAACAATGCCCATCTTCACCATCCTTTTGGCGGCGATGTTCTTGAAGGAAAACACGAGCAGCTTCCAAAAGATCTCTACATTAATCTCAGTTGCAGGCATTATTCTTATCTTTGCCATTCCAGGTTTGAGTATCTCTTCTTCTAGTCTTTGGGGCGTCTTGCTCATCCTAATCTCAGCTTTATCCCTTGCCGGTTATAATGTTGCGGCTCGGAAGCTGACACGTACCTGGAGTCCCAAAGAACTTACCTATATGATTACTTTGTTCGGATTTATATTTTTTAATGGACTGGCGATCATTAAGCATGGTTCGGCAGGAACCTTGGATCAGTATTTCACACCTTTTCAAGAGCCCAAATTTATATTCTCCATGCTCTATCTCGGCGTACTCTCCTCCCTCGTGACCTCCTTCCTCTCCAACTATGCTTTATCACGGATGGAGGCTTCACGCGTGAGCATTTTCGGCAGTCTTTCAACAGTTGTCTCTATTCTCGGTGGTGTACTTCTGCTGAATGAGCAACTGGAATGGTACCATTGGACTGGTACAGTGATGATCATCGCCGGGGTGATCGGTGTGAACTGGCGGAAGCAAGTAAGGGCCAAAGGCAAAGCGTGA
- a CDS encoding sensor histidine kinase produces the protein MKLAHQINLAFSIALVLLLSITAVVIHFVLLNHFVGTQKEDLRTIGAAMSATLTEESKYIGEIGTQLEALPVTIPSLSTPGVEAILSDETGKVLSTSSEMSSIAINYDAKSVTGQATELQNIWNGTDTRYITEVKATPIGTLTLLTPMSTVTAIEQALLRRLLIVFSAAGAFMFLFGLFITKKLIQPLMRLQQELRKVKERRFSDVKLIKAGGELGSVAQSVYDMADELNRFNHVQKQFFQNASHELKTPLMSISGYAEGIKDGVFEGENVVKGLDIIMSESSRLKKLVSEMTLLAKLDSEEDIFKPTEICLKDLLTETIERMNPLLMKKELTLHISHDHQDSLTIRADRDKLLQALLNVVSNATRYANQHIYIHVSVKEGRSLLSVSDDGPGISDDLLPYLFHRFVKGKDGESGLGLAISRAIIERCGGQISAGNRRNGGAVISMGFPL, from the coding sequence ATGAAACTAGCACATCAGATTAATTTAGCCTTTAGTATTGCATTGGTATTGCTACTATCTATTACTGCTGTCGTGATCCATTTTGTACTGCTCAACCATTTTGTCGGAACACAAAAAGAGGATTTAAGAACCATTGGTGCGGCGATGTCAGCTACATTGACTGAAGAAAGTAAATACATCGGGGAGATTGGCACTCAGCTGGAAGCTCTGCCCGTGACCATACCTTCTCTAAGCACTCCAGGCGTCGAAGCCATTCTTAGCGATGAGACAGGAAAAGTCTTGTCCACATCATCAGAGATGAGTTCAATTGCAATAAACTACGATGCCAAGAGTGTCACAGGCCAAGCCACTGAGCTCCAGAACATTTGGAATGGAACAGATACACGGTATATTACTGAAGTGAAGGCTACACCTATAGGCACGCTAACTCTACTAACCCCTATGAGCACAGTCACTGCTATTGAACAAGCTTTGCTCAGAAGACTGCTGATCGTTTTCAGTGCAGCGGGAGCATTTATGTTCCTATTTGGCCTATTTATCACCAAGAAGCTGATTCAACCTCTAATGAGGCTGCAACAAGAACTCCGCAAAGTCAAAGAACGCCGCTTCTCAGATGTTAAATTAATTAAAGCTGGTGGAGAGCTTGGATCCGTCGCTCAATCGGTATATGACATGGCAGATGAATTAAATCGTTTCAACCATGTGCAGAAACAATTTTTCCAGAATGCGTCTCATGAATTAAAAACCCCCTTAATGTCCATTTCCGGCTACGCTGAAGGGATTAAGGATGGTGTTTTTGAAGGTGAGAATGTAGTAAAAGGGCTAGACATTATCATGAGCGAAAGCAGCCGCTTGAAGAAGCTCGTGTCCGAAATGACTTTACTTGCGAAGCTGGACAGCGAGGAAGATATATTCAAGCCTACGGAAATTTGTTTAAAAGATCTACTGACAGAAACCATCGAAAGAATGAACCCTCTATTGATGAAAAAAGAATTAACCCTCCATATCTCCCACGATCATCAAGATTCTCTTACGATCCGCGCGGATAGGGATAAGCTGCTACAGGCGCTTCTTAATGTAGTATCGAATGCCACACGTTACGCTAACCAACATATCTATATCCATGTTTCGGTCAAGGAGGGCCGGTCCCTGTTATCCGTAAGTGACGATGGTCCTGGAATTTCGGACGATCTGCTCCCCTATCTCTTCCATCGGTTTGTAAAAGGAAAAGACGGAGAATCCGGACTTGGACTGGCTATTTCCCGCGCAATCATCGAGCGTTGTGGAGGTCAGATCAGCGCAGGCAACCGAAGAAATGGCGGTGCGGTAATCTCGATGGGGTTTCCTTTATAA
- a CDS encoding response regulator transcription factor, which translates to MNNPYLIAVVDDDEHIRNLVEAYLQKENYHTIGLGSAEEAWTLWQTSPPDMWVLDVMLPGMDGYEFCKRIRNEAEVPIIMISARDNEVDKILGLELGSDDYLVKPFSPRELVARIKRQLQRWYKLSNQAEKLHSQATSTRLEIDQLLLLPEERRVFWCGEEVDLTSKEFTMLKVFADAPNRAFTRDELLSYVWGDDYFGSDRAVDHLIKRMRKKLEHLPIEAVWGHGYRMRTDGGEHTNETSTSD; encoded by the coding sequence ATGAATAATCCATACCTCATTGCCGTAGTCGACGATGATGAACATATACGCAATCTTGTTGAAGCTTATTTACAAAAAGAAAATTACCACACCATCGGCCTTGGCAGCGCTGAGGAAGCATGGACCTTGTGGCAGACAAGCCCCCCGGATATGTGGGTACTTGATGTTATGCTCCCCGGCATGGATGGTTATGAGTTCTGTAAAAGGATTCGTAACGAAGCCGAAGTACCGATTATTATGATCTCCGCAAGAGATAATGAAGTGGATAAAATATTAGGATTGGAGCTTGGCAGTGACGATTATCTAGTCAAGCCGTTCAGTCCTCGTGAGTTAGTCGCCCGGATCAAACGGCAGCTTCAACGCTGGTACAAACTGAGTAATCAGGCCGAAAAGTTGCACAGTCAGGCCACTTCCACCCGTCTTGAAATCGACCAGCTTCTACTATTGCCGGAAGAAAGACGTGTATTCTGGTGTGGTGAAGAGGTGGACTTGACCAGCAAGGAATTCACCATGCTAAAAGTATTCGCGGATGCCCCTAACCGGGCATTTACAAGAGATGAGCTGCTGAGCTATGTGTGGGGAGACGATTATTTTGGAAGTGATCGCGCCGTGGATCATCTAATTAAACGGATGCGCAAAAAACTGGAGCATTTGCCCATTGAGGCAGTATGGGGGCACGGATACCGCATGAGAACAGATGGGGGTGAGCATACGAATGAAACTAGCACATCAGATTAA